Part of the Roseofilum casamattae BLCC-M143 genome, CACCGCCGGTTACGGGTTCAAGATACAGATCGATTCGATCCACGGTTTTTTATCGACTTGGTTTTACTTTACCGAAACGGCGATCGCGCTTTTGGAACGCCCAAAGTGCCCGATGCATCTCCGCGCGATCGAAATCCGGCCATAACTTATCAGTAATATAAATCTCCGAATAGGCCACTTGCCACAACAAAAAATTACTAATCCGCATCTCGCCGCTGGTGCGAATCAACAGATCGGGATCGCCAATACCGACAGTATACAAATGGCGTTCAAAAGAAGCTTGGTCGATATCTTCCGGATTTAAAGTGCCCTGTTGTACCTGCGCTGCCAGAGCTTGACAAGCCTGTAAAATTTCCTGCCGTCCCCCATAGTTGGTAGCGACCGTCAAGCGCATCCCTTGATTCTCAGCCGTCTTGTCCATCGTCCGCTGCGTCTGCTGTTTTAAGGACTCGGGTAAATCTTGCAACTGTCCCATTAACTCGACGCGAATCTGCCGCTGCGCGAACTCTCGTAATTCCCAGCGCAAAAACTGCTCGATCAGCATCATGATTACATTGATCTCTTTTTGGGGCCGATTCCAATTTTCCGTCGAAAACGCATAAACCGTTAACGCCTTAATCCCCCAATCATCACAACAGCGTACGAGGTCGCGCAAAGCATCCACACCGCGAGGATGTCCCATAATTCGGGGCAGTCCTCGGCGCCGGGCCCACCTACCATTACCATCCATAATCACTGCAATATGACGGGGAAGCCTTTGCGGATCGAGATCGCTGGGGAGAGTCTTCAAAGAACGGTCAACAATTTGCTTTGCAGTCATTTTTTCTTTTGAGAAGCTGAAGAAGGTAAACGGAGTAGGCGTGCAACCAGGGCTGCACATTGCGAATTGAGCTGGGGAAGCAAATTACGCAAATCGGGAGCAACAGCCTCCCGCTCGACAGATTGAGAGAATTGAGCTTCCAATAGTTCCTTTAGTTTACTGCTCGTTAGCGGACGATTGAGTACACCCCGTTCTGCGAGGGAAATTGAGCCAGTTTCTTCAGAGACCACCACGCACAGGCAATTTTCTACGCGATCGGTGATTCCCATAGCGGCTCGGTGGCGAGTCCCTAGTTTGCGAGATGCACTGCGTTCTGATAGCGGTAAAATGACTCCTGCGGCAATAATGCGAGAGGTGCGAATCCAGACGGCTCCATCGTGTAATAGGGTACTGGTTTGAAAAATGGTTTGTAATAACTCCTTGGATACTTCTGCATTCAACCTTACACCAGGAACTGAAAAGTCGCGTTCGTCAATGGGGCCGGTGGTTTCTAGAATCAGCAGCGCTCCGGTCCGGTTTTGGGAGAGGTCTTTGATCGCATCAACTATTTCGTCGATGACGCTATCTCCTTTCGGCAGCGGTTCTGTGACGGGGAGGAACAGATCGAGTATTTCTCCGCGACCGAGTTGTTCTAAGAGACGGCGAAATTCTGACTGTAAGATAACAGCCATGGCGACGGCAGAACCGATGGTCAACTTATTTAAGACGAAACTGAGTAGGGTTAACTGAATTAAGGAGCTAACGGCGGTGACTAGCATTAATACGATGAACCCTCGCACCATCCATAAGGTTCGACGCTCGCCAATAATCATTAAGACCATGTAGGTCAAAACGAGAACGAGGAGAAAGTCAATCCCATGGAGTAGCGCTCTTTGAGTAGTGGTTAAGTTGGATAACCATGCTGTTAGAAGATCTCCCATAGTTGAAGAGGGTTTCCGGTGGCGCTAGTTCAAAGGCAAAAGGTTCGGGCTAAGTTTTCGAGATCGCCTGCAATTGGCATCGATCGCAAAACGGTTGGGTTGGAGAACCGAGAGTAGTACCATGAGTCAGAGTTTGGTGGCGAGTTTAAGCGCCGTCAGATTACACTGACTATCCCATGAGATGCATTGGTTCCATTAGTGATTCAATAAACCACAGCACCGATCGGATGAGCAACCCCTTTCAGCACCATCTTGGTGGTTTTATCCCTGAGGAAATGGTTAATCCGGCGATCGCCAGCCACAAGGTTG contains:
- a CDS encoding isoprenyl transferase; this translates as MTAKQIVDRSLKTLPSDLDPQRLPRHIAVIMDGNGRWARRRGLPRIMGHPRGVDALRDLVRCCDDWGIKALTVYAFSTENWNRPQKEINVIMMLIEQFLRWELREFAQRQIRVELMGQLQDLPESLKQQTQRTMDKTAENQGMRLTVATNYGGRQEILQACQALAAQVQQGTLNPEDIDQASFERHLYTVGIGDPDLLIRTSGEMRISNFLLWQVAYSEIYITDKLWPDFDRAEMHRALWAFQKRDRRFGKVKPSR
- the cdaA gene encoding diadenylate cyclase CdaA is translated as MGDLLTAWLSNLTTTQRALLHGIDFLLVLVLTYMVLMIIGERRTLWMVRGFIVLMLVTAVSSLIQLTLLSFVLNKLTIGSAVAMAVILQSEFRRLLEQLGRGEILDLFLPVTEPLPKGDSVIDEIVDAIKDLSQNRTGALLILETTGPIDERDFSVPGVRLNAEVSKELLQTIFQTSTLLHDGAVWIRTSRIIAAGVILPLSERSASRKLGTRHRAAMGITDRVENCLCVVVSEETGSISLAERGVLNRPLTSSKLKELLEAQFSQSVEREAVAPDLRNLLPQLNSQCAALVARLLRLPSSASQKKK